A single genomic interval of Coregonus clupeaformis isolate EN_2021a unplaced genomic scaffold, ASM2061545v1 scaf3012, whole genome shotgun sequence harbors:
- the LOC123489411 gene encoding epididymis-specific alpha-mannosidase-like isoform X1 encodes MSLPVTKETLYSYAKTMVQNIQQRAAWFRTNHVLWPWGCDKQFYNSSVQFANMDPLVEYINQNSKEFGVTVQYATLSEYFQAVHQSNLTWDMRGSEDFLPYSTEPFQAWTGFYASRNVLKGIARRASSQLHAAETLFTRYRVSYPDGPVPKEEALKKLKALRWAVSEVQHHDGITGTESPKVADMYMEHLTQAMMGVEDLLAALFLLPQALGTASNSEAFYRQDSQSSHQDQEQHIIVYNPLAWNTTTIINVTVTFPMATVFDDQGQAVPAQTQSSADSNKTYDLFIVVDLGGLQHRKYLIKFSEKPGEEGLVTHHAWVVSFNRRNVSQWLKTGRRLLPVLNECYKIMLDQDTNLLHSITDRHEKRTVRMSQDFWEYQVNGNVSAGPISDNYIFSANGSAVRAYKAVKMEIVPGKIITEIRQYFYREEADEDYTYSVTTRVPQGFPRGRLCYRLEQSYSLGPLVVNTEAVLRTRTSLKNNRTLFTDDNGYQMMKRPSRMFVNNNVARNYYPMVRTAYIEDDSSRLFLLSERAHGASSQREGELEVMLHRRLWNNQEWNLGYNLTLNDSSVVRPVLWMTLSSLTANSSLYQREAIELQHRPVVMPIDRPQKAWRKEPRTRSPLRPVVLPDNLHLLTFSVPGWVYSSNHTLHLQNIETGTPGSTQPDYDRVLLRIMHLYEKGEDPVLSQPATINMKEVLRGMGEVGAVEERSLTGTWDISDLQGWKWKTSEDPGRGERLGVKRSSIGVRGDFNVTISPKEIRTFFIYFK; translated from the exons ATGAGCCTGCCTGTCACCAAAGAGACGCTGTACTCCTATGCCAAGACCATGGTGCAGAACATCCAGCAGAGGGCAGCGTGGTTCAGGACAAACCATGTCCTCTGGCCCTGG GGTTGTGACAAGCAGTTCTACAACTCATCTGTGCAGTTTGCCAACATGGATCCCTTAGTGGAATACATCAACCAGAACAGCAAGGAGTTTGGAGTGACAGTCCAGTACGCCACTCTCAGCGAGTACTTCCAGGCTGTCCACCAATCAAATCTCACCTGGGATATGAGGGGAAGTGAGGACTTCCTTCCTTACTCCACTG AACCTTTCCAGGCATGGACTGGGTTCTATGCCTCCCGGAATGTTCTGAAGGGGATAGCCAGGAGAGCTAGTTCGCAGCTGCATGCTGCAGAGACTCTATTCACCCGGTACCGGGTCAGCTACCCAGATGGACCGGTCCCTAAAGAAGAGGCCCTGAAGAAACTGAAGGCCCTCCGCTGGGCTGTCTCTGAG GTGCAGCACCATGACGGGATCACAGGGACAGAGTCTCCCAAGGTGGCTGACATGTACATGGAGCACCTGACCCAGGCTATGATGGGAGTAGAGGATCTCCTGGCTGCCCTCTTCCTCCTACCCCAGGCCCTGGGCACCGCTAGCAACTCTGAAGCCTTCTATAGACAAGACTCTCAGA GCTCCCATCAGGACCAGGAACAGCACATCATTGTATACAACCCCCTGGCatggaacaccaccaccatcatcaacgTCACGGTAACCTTCCCCATGGCAACGGTGTTTGACGACCAAGGACAGGCCGTGCCTGCGCAG ACCCAGAGTTCAGCTGACTCCAACAAGACCTATGACCTGTTCATCGTGGTGGACCTTGGGGGTCTCCAACACAGGAAGTACCTCATCAAGTTCTCAGAGAAGCCGGGTGAAGAGGGCCTCGTGACCCACCATGCCTGGGTCGTGTCGTTCAATAGACGAAATGTTTCACAGTGGTTGAAGACAGGAAGGAGACTCTTACCGGTTCTGAATGAATGTTATAAGATCATGTTGGACCAGGATACTAACCTACTGCATAGCATCACCGACAG GCATGAGAAGAGAACGGTGAGGATGAGTCAGGATTTCTGGGAGTACCAGGTCAATGGGAATGTCAGCGCAGGGCCCATCTCTGATAACTACATCTTCAGTGCTAACGGCTCTGCAGTGAGGGCATACAAGGCCGTCAAGATGGAGATTGTCCCTGGGAAGATCATCACTGAGATCAGACAGTACTTCTACAG GGAGGAAGCGGATGAGGACTACACCTACTCGGTCACCACCAGAGTACCACAGGGTTTCCCCAGGGGCAGGCTGTGTTACAGGTTGGAGCAGAGCTACTCGCTGGGCCCCCTGGTGGTCAACACCGAGGCTGTCCTCAGGACCAGGACCAGCCTGAAGAACAACAGGACTCTGTTCACTGACGACAATGGGTACCAGATGATGAAGAGGCCTTCCAGGATGTTCGTCAATAATAATGTTGCCAGA AACTACTACCCCATGGTTCGAACGGCCTACATTGAAGATGACTCTAGCAGACTGTTCCTCCTCAGTGAGAGAGCTCATGGTGCCTCCagccagagggagggagagctggag GTGATGCTCCACCGACGTCTGTGGAACAACCAGGAGTGGAACCTGGGTTATAACCTGACCCTGAACGACAGCTCGGTGGTGAGGCCTGTCCTTTGGATGACACTGAGCTCCCTGACTGCTAACTCCTCTCTCTACCAGAGGGAGGCGATAGAGCTGCAGCATAGACCTGTGGTCATGCCCATCGACAGGCCAC AGAAGGCCTGGAGGAAGGAGCCTCGGACCAGATCTCCGCTTCGCCCCGTGGTCCTGCCTGACAACCTCCACCTGCTGACATTCAGTGTCCCGGGCTGGGTCTACAGCTCCAACCACACCCTGCACCTCCAGAACATAGAGACAGGTACCCCTGGATCCACACAGCCGGACTACGATCGGGTCCTACTGAGGATCATGCATCTGTATGAGAAGGGTGAAGACCCGGTTCTCTCTCAGCCGGCTACAATTAACATGAAG GAAGTGCTGCGGGGCATGGGAGAAGTGGGAGCGGTGGAGGAGCGCTCTCTCACAGGAACCTGGGATATCTCCGACCTCCAGGGGTGGAAGTGGAAGACTTCAGAAGACCCAGGGAGAGGTGAGAGGCTTG GGGTCAAGAGGTCAAGTATTGGTGTGAGAGGTGATTTCAATGTGACCATATCACCCAAAGAAATCAGGACCTTCTTCATTTACTTCAAGTAG
- the LOC123489411 gene encoding epididymis-specific alpha-mannosidase-like isoform X2 — protein sequence MSLPVTKETLYSYAKTMVQNIQQRAAWFRTNHVLWPWGCDKQFYNSSVQFANMDPLVEYINQNSKEFGVTVQYATLSEYFQAVHQSNLTWDMRGSEDFLPYSTEPFQAWTGFYASRNVLKGIARRASSQLHAAETLFTRYRVSYPDGPVPKEEALKKLKALRWAVSEVQHHDGITGTESPKVADMYMEHLTQAMMGVEDLLAALFLLPQALGTASNSEAFYRQDSQSSHQDQEQHIIVYNPLAWNTTTIINVTVTFPMATVFDDQGQAVPAQTQSSADSNKTYDLFIVVDLGGLQHRKYLIKFSEKPGEEGLVTHHAWVVSFNRRNVSQWLKTGRRLLPVLNECYKIMLDQDTNLLHSITDRHEKRTVRMSQDFWEYQVNGNVSAGPISDNYIFSANGSAVRAYKAVKMEIVPGKIITEIRQYFYREEADEDYTYSVTTRVPQGFPRGRLCYRLEQSYSLGPLVVNTEAVLRTRTSLKNNRTLFTDDNGYQMMKRPSRMFVNNNVARNYYPMVRTAYIEDDSSRLFLLSERAHGASSQREGELEVMLHRRLWNNQEWNLGYNLTLNDSSVVRPVLWMTLSSLTANSSLYQREAIELQHRPVVMPIDRPQKAWRKEPRTRSPLRPVVLPDNLHLLTFSVPGWVYSSNHTLHLQNIETGTPGSTQPDYDRVLLRIMHLYEKGEDPVLSQPATINMKEVLRGMGEVGAVEERSLTGTWDISDLQGWKWKTSEDPGRGVKRSSIGVRGDFNVTISPKEIRTFFIYFK from the exons ATGAGCCTGCCTGTCACCAAAGAGACGCTGTACTCCTATGCCAAGACCATGGTGCAGAACATCCAGCAGAGGGCAGCGTGGTTCAGGACAAACCATGTCCTCTGGCCCTGG GGTTGTGACAAGCAGTTCTACAACTCATCTGTGCAGTTTGCCAACATGGATCCCTTAGTGGAATACATCAACCAGAACAGCAAGGAGTTTGGAGTGACAGTCCAGTACGCCACTCTCAGCGAGTACTTCCAGGCTGTCCACCAATCAAATCTCACCTGGGATATGAGGGGAAGTGAGGACTTCCTTCCTTACTCCACTG AACCTTTCCAGGCATGGACTGGGTTCTATGCCTCCCGGAATGTTCTGAAGGGGATAGCCAGGAGAGCTAGTTCGCAGCTGCATGCTGCAGAGACTCTATTCACCCGGTACCGGGTCAGCTACCCAGATGGACCGGTCCCTAAAGAAGAGGCCCTGAAGAAACTGAAGGCCCTCCGCTGGGCTGTCTCTGAG GTGCAGCACCATGACGGGATCACAGGGACAGAGTCTCCCAAGGTGGCTGACATGTACATGGAGCACCTGACCCAGGCTATGATGGGAGTAGAGGATCTCCTGGCTGCCCTCTTCCTCCTACCCCAGGCCCTGGGCACCGCTAGCAACTCTGAAGCCTTCTATAGACAAGACTCTCAGA GCTCCCATCAGGACCAGGAACAGCACATCATTGTATACAACCCCCTGGCatggaacaccaccaccatcatcaacgTCACGGTAACCTTCCCCATGGCAACGGTGTTTGACGACCAAGGACAGGCCGTGCCTGCGCAG ACCCAGAGTTCAGCTGACTCCAACAAGACCTATGACCTGTTCATCGTGGTGGACCTTGGGGGTCTCCAACACAGGAAGTACCTCATCAAGTTCTCAGAGAAGCCGGGTGAAGAGGGCCTCGTGACCCACCATGCCTGGGTCGTGTCGTTCAATAGACGAAATGTTTCACAGTGGTTGAAGACAGGAAGGAGACTCTTACCGGTTCTGAATGAATGTTATAAGATCATGTTGGACCAGGATACTAACCTACTGCATAGCATCACCGACAG GCATGAGAAGAGAACGGTGAGGATGAGTCAGGATTTCTGGGAGTACCAGGTCAATGGGAATGTCAGCGCAGGGCCCATCTCTGATAACTACATCTTCAGTGCTAACGGCTCTGCAGTGAGGGCATACAAGGCCGTCAAGATGGAGATTGTCCCTGGGAAGATCATCACTGAGATCAGACAGTACTTCTACAG GGAGGAAGCGGATGAGGACTACACCTACTCGGTCACCACCAGAGTACCACAGGGTTTCCCCAGGGGCAGGCTGTGTTACAGGTTGGAGCAGAGCTACTCGCTGGGCCCCCTGGTGGTCAACACCGAGGCTGTCCTCAGGACCAGGACCAGCCTGAAGAACAACAGGACTCTGTTCACTGACGACAATGGGTACCAGATGATGAAGAGGCCTTCCAGGATGTTCGTCAATAATAATGTTGCCAGA AACTACTACCCCATGGTTCGAACGGCCTACATTGAAGATGACTCTAGCAGACTGTTCCTCCTCAGTGAGAGAGCTCATGGTGCCTCCagccagagggagggagagctggag GTGATGCTCCACCGACGTCTGTGGAACAACCAGGAGTGGAACCTGGGTTATAACCTGACCCTGAACGACAGCTCGGTGGTGAGGCCTGTCCTTTGGATGACACTGAGCTCCCTGACTGCTAACTCCTCTCTCTACCAGAGGGAGGCGATAGAGCTGCAGCATAGACCTGTGGTCATGCCCATCGACAGGCCAC AGAAGGCCTGGAGGAAGGAGCCTCGGACCAGATCTCCGCTTCGCCCCGTGGTCCTGCCTGACAACCTCCACCTGCTGACATTCAGTGTCCCGGGCTGGGTCTACAGCTCCAACCACACCCTGCACCTCCAGAACATAGAGACAGGTACCCCTGGATCCACACAGCCGGACTACGATCGGGTCCTACTGAGGATCATGCATCTGTATGAGAAGGGTGAAGACCCGGTTCTCTCTCAGCCGGCTACAATTAACATGAAG GAAGTGCTGCGGGGCATGGGAGAAGTGGGAGCGGTGGAGGAGCGCTCTCTCACAGGAACCTGGGATATCTCCGACCTCCAGGGGTGGAAGTGGAAGACTTCAGAAGACCCAGGGAGAG GGGTCAAGAGGTCAAGTATTGGTGTGAGAGGTGATTTCAATGTGACCATATCACCCAAAGAAATCAGGACCTTCTTCATTTACTTCAAGTAG
- the LOC123489412 gene encoding uncharacterized protein LOC123489412, producing MKHLLVCLLLSSLCSISSWGTSGTLVVTQSPHDVTVTEGGTVQIQCCWNKNVSRATVYCQKEHTGIKYKSVLVNNSQCQDRASQQTVVCYCSDWTISNLTRNDSGTYICKVHVEIPSLFEFVGNGTQITVTSQNKTHNAELPAEKQSLLLSIMLPLAVLPLFLTALICLYRAQKRHQGGAPERAVRVIHEAPHHEDEELKMEELGEAADQSATFSSTGSTQWCQVQVYESLDYMSIPTQDKG from the exons ATGAAGCATCTGCTGGTCTGCCTGCTGCTCTCCTCGCTCTGTTCCATCTCTTCTTGGG GTACAAGCGGCACATTAGTGGTGACCCAGTCTCCTCATGATGTGACAGTAACAGAGGGGGGTACTGTTCAGATCCAATGCTGCTGGAATAAAAACGTGTCAAGAGCGACAGTTTATTGCCAAAAAGAGCACACCGGGATAAAATATAAGAGTGTACTGGTCAACAACAGTCAGTGTCAGGACAGGGCATCTCAGCAGACTGTAGTCTGTTACTGCTCAGATTGGACCATCTCAAACCTCACTAGAAATGACTCTGGTACTTACATCTGTAAAGTTCATGTAGAGATACCATCTCTTTTTGAATTCGTGGGGAATGGGACACAGATAACAGTTACATCCCAAAATAAGACACACAATG CAGAGCTCCCAGCAGAAAAGCAGTCCCTGCTGCTGTCTATCATGCTTCCTCTGGCTGTCCTGCCGCTGTTCCTCACCGCCCTCATCTGCCTGTACAGGGCACAGAAAAGACACCAAG GCGGTGCCCCAGAGAGAGCGGTCAGGGTGATCCACGAGGCCCCCCACCATGAGGACGAGGAGTTGAagatggaggagctgggagaggcCGCCGACCAGAGCGCCACCTTCTCCTCCACAGGATCCACTCAATGG TGTCAAGTCCAGGTGTATGAATCACTCGATTACATGTCTATACCGACCCAAGACAAAGGTTAA